The Spirosoma foliorum genome has a window encoding:
- a CDS encoding S66 peptidase family protein produces the protein MPSRRSFLQATSLAPFLSLTANEPPATIIKPSRLKPGDTIGLFCPAAPAYSQETVKIAQESLAALGFQTKLGPHIYDRYGYLAGRDADRVSDLHAFFDDKSVKAVMAIHGGWGCARLLPLLDYNLIQRNPKILIGYSDVTALLLAIYAKTGLVTMHGPVGSATFNAYTVNWLKQVLIEGEAVTMRNPTEKGDNLTQVQDRITTIKPGLARGRLVGGNLTVLSHLIGSSYLPDWKNTILFVEDTHEDVYRMDRMLTHLKLAGILDQISGFVFGKCSECGPGSGGYGSLTLDDVLTEHIIPLNKPAFSGAMIGHIRDKFTVPLGIDTEIDATAGTIRLLESAVS, from the coding sequence ATGCCTTCACGTCGCTCATTCCTACAGGCAACTAGCCTTGCGCCCTTTCTTTCGCTGACTGCTAACGAGCCTCCGGCTACCATCATCAAACCCAGTCGCTTAAAGCCGGGCGATACAATCGGCCTCTTTTGCCCGGCGGCTCCGGCTTATAGTCAGGAGACCGTGAAGATCGCCCAGGAATCATTAGCAGCACTTGGGTTTCAAACCAAACTCGGTCCGCACATCTACGACCGATACGGTTACCTTGCCGGACGTGATGCCGACCGGGTTTCGGATTTACATGCGTTCTTCGACGACAAAAGTGTTAAGGCCGTGATGGCGATTCACGGTGGCTGGGGATGCGCTCGTTTGCTGCCCTTACTCGATTACAATCTAATTCAGCGCAATCCCAAAATCCTGATTGGGTATAGCGATGTTACGGCCTTGTTGCTCGCCATTTATGCCAAAACGGGTTTGGTAACTATGCATGGTCCCGTCGGTTCGGCAACCTTTAACGCCTACACGGTTAATTGGCTAAAGCAAGTATTGATAGAGGGAGAAGCCGTAACAATGCGCAACCCGACTGAAAAAGGCGATAATCTGACGCAGGTGCAAGACCGCATCACGACCATCAAACCGGGACTGGCTCGCGGTCGACTGGTGGGCGGGAATCTTACGGTGTTGAGTCATCTGATTGGATCGTCGTATCTGCCCGACTGGAAAAACACGATTTTATTTGTGGAAGACACGCACGAGGACGTTTACCGTATGGATCGAATGCTGACCCATTTGAAACTGGCGGGCATTCTGGATCAGATTTCGGGCTTCGTTTTTGGCAAATGCAGTGAATGTGGTCCGGGAAGTGGCGGTTACGGTTCGCTCACGCTGGACGATGTACTGACTGAACACATCATACCCCTAAACAAACCTGCTTTTTCGGGGGCGATGATCGGCCATATTCGTGATAAATTTACCGTTCCCTTAGGCATCGACACCGAAATTGACGCCACGGCAGGAACCATAAGACTGCTTGAATCGGCAGTGAGTTAA
- a CDS encoding DUF3820 family protein gives MAIEPAHGNPDLLKELLHYQMPFGKYKGHLIRSLPMSYLEWFVQKGFPAGKLGMLLQTMYEIKLNGLEYLLDGVRRSL, from the coding sequence ATGGCCATAGAACCAGCCCACGGCAACCCCGACTTATTAAAAGAATTACTCCACTATCAGATGCCCTTCGGCAAATACAAAGGGCATCTGATCAGGTCGTTGCCGATGTCGTATTTAGAGTGGTTCGTGCAAAAAGGCTTTCCGGCTGGCAAGTTGGGTATGTTGTTACAAACCATGTACGAAATCAAATTGAATGGCCTGGAGTATTTGCTCGACGGCGTTCGGCGGAGTTTGTGA
- a CDS encoding DUF885 domain-containing protein, with translation MKKSSLIPLIFATLLSCTSNKSDQTTTADPGFAAVLDDYYEQRLKLFPLEATMQGDNRYNDQLPNDISQAFLEQTKTFYTATLDKLKPFDREKLSDEDKISYDILKREMELQLEQFPFHQEDIPFNQFVGLPLMFGQAGSGESAQPFKTVKDYDDWLKRVSAFTVWGDTAIADFRKGMATNNVLPKSLVVKMIPQMNDLVVTDPTKSLFYGPIQKLPATFSEADKTRLTAAYKKAILEQIVPTYQKLGTFLKNEYLPKARTTSGIDVLPKGPELYTYLVKVQTTTNDTPEEIYQIGLKEVSRIRGEMEKVKTQVGFKGTLAEFFEHLKTDKKFYPYKTPKDVLGAFNTILARLEPNLKKEFTNTPKTKFEIRQTEKFREASASAEYNPGSMDGSRPGIFYVPIPDATKFNVTSGMESLFLHEAIPGHHYQVSLQQENTSLPKFRRFAWYGAYGEGWALYCESLGKELGLYTDPYQYMGALGDEIHRAIRLVVDVALHTKHMTREQAIKYMMDNEPIAEQGATAEIERYMAIPGQALSYKIGAMKIRALRTKYEQELGTKFNIAAFHDEFLKDGCMPLDVLERKMDAWAAKQK, from the coding sequence ATGAAAAAAAGCAGTTTAATTCCCTTGATATTCGCTACACTATTGAGTTGCACATCCAACAAAAGCGACCAAACCACCACCGCCGATCCTGGCTTTGCGGCCGTGCTGGACGATTATTATGAACAACGGTTAAAGCTGTTTCCGCTGGAGGCTACCATGCAGGGCGATAATCGGTACAACGACCAGTTGCCGAATGACATTTCGCAGGCGTTTCTGGAGCAGACGAAGACATTTTATACCGCTACGCTCGACAAACTAAAACCGTTTGACCGGGAAAAACTGTCTGACGAAGACAAAATTTCCTACGACATTCTGAAACGGGAGATGGAGCTGCAACTGGAGCAATTTCCCTTCCATCAGGAAGACATTCCATTTAACCAATTCGTTGGGTTGCCGCTGATGTTTGGGCAGGCCGGGAGTGGGGAAAGTGCGCAACCGTTCAAAACGGTGAAGGACTATGACGATTGGTTAAAACGAGTCTCCGCGTTTACTGTTTGGGGTGATACGGCCATCGCTGATTTTCGGAAAGGTATGGCTACCAACAACGTATTGCCGAAAAGCCTGGTTGTCAAGATGATTCCCCAGATGAACGATTTAGTGGTGACCGACCCCACTAAAAGTCTGTTCTATGGTCCGATTCAAAAACTACCGGCCACATTTAGCGAAGCGGATAAAACCCGGCTGACGGCAGCTTACAAGAAAGCCATTCTGGAGCAAATCGTACCGACTTATCAGAAGTTAGGGACGTTCCTCAAGAATGAATACCTGCCCAAAGCCCGGACAACATCGGGTATCGACGTATTGCCCAAAGGGCCGGAACTCTACACGTATCTGGTTAAGGTTCAGACAACCACCAACGACACGCCGGAAGAAATCTACCAGATTGGTCTGAAAGAAGTTAGTCGGATTCGGGGCGAAATGGAGAAAGTAAAAACACAGGTAGGCTTTAAAGGTACGCTGGCTGAATTTTTCGAGCACCTCAAAACCGATAAAAAGTTCTATCCTTACAAAACCCCCAAGGATGTATTAGGCGCGTTTAACACCATTCTGGCCCGGCTTGAACCGAACCTGAAAAAAGAGTTTACGAATACGCCAAAGACGAAATTCGAGATTCGGCAGACCGAGAAATTCCGCGAAGCCTCCGCCAGTGCCGAATACAATCCGGGTTCGATGGATGGAAGTCGTCCAGGGATTTTCTACGTCCCGATTCCCGATGCTACCAAATTCAACGTCACATCGGGTATGGAGTCATTGTTTTTGCACGAAGCCATTCCGGGTCACCATTATCAGGTATCGCTCCAACAGGAAAACACAAGTTTGCCAAAATTCCGGCGGTTTGCCTGGTACGGTGCCTATGGTGAAGGCTGGGCGTTATACTGCGAATCGTTGGGTAAAGAACTGGGTCTCTATACCGATCCGTATCAGTACATGGGCGCGCTGGGCGATGAGATTCACCGGGCCATCCGGCTTGTGGTGGATGTGGCTCTGCACACCAAGCACATGACCCGTGAGCAGGCAATCAAGTACATGATGGATAACGAACCCATTGCGGAACAAGGTGCTACCGCCGAAATCGAACGATACATGGCGATTCCCGGTCAGGCACTTTCCTATAAAATCGGTGCCATGAAAATACGCGCCCTACGGACGAAATACGAGCAGGAACTTGGTACGAAATTTAACATTGCAGCCTTTCACGATGAGTTCCTCAAAGACGGTTGCATGCCATTAGACGTGCTGGAACGCAAAATGGACGCCTGGGCCGCAAAGCAGAAGTAA